Proteins encoded by one window of Collimonas fungivorans:
- a CDS encoding helix-turn-helix domain-containing protein, translating into MSSNSGKNLEDAPPKVGDTLVKLRQADGLSLDALSKRAGVSKSMLSQIERNQANPTVAVVWRLANALGVPISLLVDGNQPVAASIETLPSHATPSLRSRDGHCVLRILGPIELAGQFEWYELSVEPGGCLDSEAHEPASREHLTVLSGMLEVQSGSNITKIKVGETARYAADRPHYIKNVGKNAASALLVVIHNGGQ; encoded by the coding sequence ATGAGCAGCAATTCAGGAAAAAATTTGGAGGATGCACCGCCCAAGGTCGGCGATACCTTGGTCAAGCTGCGCCAGGCCGACGGGCTGTCGCTGGATGCCTTATCGAAACGCGCCGGCGTCTCCAAGTCCATGCTATCGCAAATCGAGCGTAACCAGGCCAATCCCACGGTTGCCGTGGTGTGGCGCCTGGCCAACGCCCTCGGCGTGCCGATCTCGCTGCTGGTGGACGGCAACCAGCCGGTCGCGGCCTCGATTGAAACCTTGCCCAGCCACGCCACGCCTTCGCTGCGCTCGCGCGACGGCCATTGCGTGCTGCGCATCCTGGGGCCGATCGAACTGGCCGGTCAGTTCGAATGGTACGAACTGTCGGTCGAACCCGGCGGCTGCCTCGACTCGGAGGCGCACGAACCGGCTTCGCGCGAACACCTGACGGTCTTGTCCGGCATGCTGGAAGTCCAGAGCGGCAGCAACATCACCAAGATCAAGGTCGGCGAAACGGCGCGCTATGCGGCGGACCGCCCGCACTACATCAAGAATGTCGGCAAGAATGCTGCCAGCGCGCTGCTGGTGGTGATCCATAACGGCGGCCAGTAG
- a CDS encoding glycine zipper 2TM domain-containing protein, translating to MKNLIVVAALVALSGCAVTPNSANVYTSHQAQGEQSVRMAVVDSVRPVTIDKNTGGGAGTLAGGALGAVGAGSLIGKGNGSIAAGVVGAVLGGIAGNQVENNLNQRPGLEITVRLSNGELRAITQDADERFNVGDRVRLLSSGGVTRVTH from the coding sequence ATGAAGAACCTGATCGTAGTCGCGGCCCTGGTGGCCTTGAGCGGTTGCGCTGTAACGCCGAATTCGGCAAATGTATATACCAGCCACCAAGCCCAGGGCGAGCAATCGGTGCGCATGGCGGTGGTTGATTCGGTGCGTCCGGTCACTATCGACAAGAACACCGGCGGCGGCGCCGGCACCTTGGCTGGCGGCGCGCTTGGCGCGGTAGGCGCCGGTTCGCTGATCGGCAAAGGCAACGGATCGATTGCAGCCGGCGTGGTCGGCGCGGTGCTCGGCGGGATTGCCGGCAACCAGGTGGAAAACAACCTGAATCAGCGTCCAGGCCTGGAAATCACCGTGCGCCTGAGCAACGGCGAATTGCGTGCTATTACCCAGGATGCCGACGAGCGTTTCAACGTTGGCGACCGCGTGCGTTTGCTGTCTTCAGGCGGCGTTACCCGGGTAACCCACTAA
- a CDS encoding SDR family oxidoreductase translates to MSKQVIVITGASRGIGAATAHLAAARGYAVCVNYVHNRSAAEQVVETIRKAGGEALAVAGDVAVEADVLNLFQTVDAQLGKLTALVNNAGILERQMRVEEMDVARLQRVFSTNIVGSFLCAREAVRRMSTSLGGQGGSIVNLSSMAAKLGGPGEYVDYAASKGAIDAMTVGLAKEVAGQGIRVNAVRPGVIYTDIHASGGEPGRVDRVKDTVPMRRGGSADEVARAIMWLVSDEASYSTGAFIDVAGGR, encoded by the coding sequence ATGTCGAAACAAGTGATCGTGATTACCGGCGCCAGCCGCGGCATCGGCGCCGCCACGGCGCACCTGGCGGCCGCCCGCGGCTACGCCGTATGCGTCAATTATGTGCATAACCGCAGCGCCGCCGAGCAGGTGGTCGAAACCATCCGCAAAGCCGGCGGCGAAGCCTTGGCGGTTGCCGGGGATGTTGCCGTCGAGGCCGATGTCTTGAACCTGTTCCAGACCGTCGATGCGCAACTCGGCAAGCTGACCGCCCTGGTCAACAACGCCGGAATCCTGGAGCGGCAGATGCGGGTGGAAGAGATGGACGTGGCGCGTTTGCAGCGCGTGTTCAGCACCAACATCGTCGGCAGCTTCCTGTGCGCCCGCGAAGCGGTGCGGCGCATGTCTACCAGCCTCGGCGGCCAAGGCGGCTCCATCGTCAACCTGTCGTCGATGGCGGCCAAGCTCGGCGGTCCGGGCGAATATGTCGATTACGCCGCCTCCAAGGGAGCGATCGACGCCATGACGGTCGGCCTGGCGAAGGAAGTCGCCGGCCAGGGCATCCGCGTCAACGCGGTGCGGCCGGGCGTGATCTACACCGACATTCACGCCAGCGGCGGCGAACCGGGCCGGGTCGACCGGGTCAAGGATACGGTGCCGATGCGGCGCGGCGGCAGCGCCGACGAAGTGGCGCGCGCGATCATGTGGCTGGTGTCCGACGAGGCGTCTTATTCGACCGGCGCATTCATCGATGTCGCCGGCGGCCGCTGA
- a CDS encoding phenylacetate--CoA ligase family protein: MSDTLDFLEQRHPLQREADLMSGLPQLIARAQAATGWARILHGVAAGDIRDRAALAQLPLTRKSDLHELQAQQPPFGGLNTTPHRQLRRLYVSPGAIFDPEGYGQDWWRFARPMRALGLRAGDLIQNCFAYHFTPAAFMVEGAASKLGCAVIPAGIGQTELQVQAMSALRPDAYVGTPSFLKIIIEKAREMGADIGTVQRALLSAEALPPSLRQWFHDNGVPHVLQLYASADVGNIAYESLSNGRLNPGMILDEDLILEIVRPGSGDPVAAGEVGEVVLTSFNPDYPLIRFATGDLSAVLEGVSPCGRTNTRIKGWMGRADQVTKVRGMFVHPSQLAELLKRHPQVLKARLVVSGAMANDVMTLHCEVQDAPVSAAEQIADSLREITKLRGEVLFVAPGSLPNDGKVIEDARKYE; encoded by the coding sequence ATGTCTGACACTCTCGATTTTCTTGAACAACGCCATCCATTGCAGCGCGAAGCGGATCTGATGAGCGGTTTGCCGCAATTGATCGCGCGGGCGCAGGCTGCAACCGGCTGGGCCCGTATCCTGCACGGCGTAGCCGCCGGCGATATCCGCGACCGTGCCGCGCTGGCGCAATTGCCGCTTACGCGCAAATCCGATTTGCATGAACTGCAGGCGCAGCAGCCGCCGTTCGGCGGCCTGAACACCACGCCGCACCGTCAGTTGCGCCGTTTATATGTTTCGCCCGGAGCGATTTTCGATCCCGAGGGATACGGCCAGGACTGGTGGCGTTTTGCGCGGCCGATGCGCGCCCTGGGGCTGCGCGCCGGCGACCTGATACAGAATTGTTTTGCCTACCATTTCACGCCGGCCGCCTTCATGGTTGAAGGCGCGGCCAGCAAGCTGGGCTGCGCCGTGATCCCGGCCGGCATCGGCCAGACCGAGCTGCAGGTCCAGGCGATGTCGGCCTTGCGGCCGGATGCCTACGTCGGTACGCCGTCTTTCCTCAAGATCATCATCGAAAAGGCGCGCGAGATGGGCGCCGACATCGGCACCGTGCAACGGGCGCTGCTCAGCGCCGAAGCCTTGCCGCCATCGTTGCGCCAGTGGTTCCACGATAACGGCGTGCCGCATGTGCTGCAATTGTATGCCTCGGCCGACGTCGGCAATATCGCTTACGAGTCGCTCAGCAACGGCCGCCTCAATCCGGGTATGATCCTGGATGAGGACCTGATCCTGGAAATCGTGCGGCCCGGCAGCGGCGACCCGGTTGCCGCCGGCGAAGTGGGCGAGGTGGTGCTGACTTCTTTCAACCCCGATTATCCTCTGATACGGTTCGCCACCGGGGACTTGTCCGCGGTGCTGGAAGGCGTCTCGCCATGCGGCCGCACCAATACCCGCATCAAGGGCTGGATGGGACGCGCCGACCAGGTGACCAAGGTGCGCGGCATGTTCGTCCATCCGTCGCAGCTGGCCGAGCTGCTGAAGCGCCATCCGCAGGTCCTGAAAGCGCGCCTGGTGGTCAGCGGCGCCATGGCAAACGATGTCATGACGCTGCATTGCGAGGTGCAGGATGCGCCGGTCTCGGCCGCGGAACAGATTGCGGACAGCCTGCGCGAGATAACCAAACTGCGCGGCGAAGTTTTATTTGTCGCGCCGGGCAGCCTGCCGAATGACGGCAAAGTCATCGAGGATGCCCGCAAATACGAATGA
- a CDS encoding ABC transporter ATP-binding protein — protein sequence MGTALNINNIEVIYDHVILVLKGVSLAVPEGKIVALLGANGAGKSTTLKAISNLLSAERGDVTKGSIEYKGERVDRLTPNDLVRRGVIQVMEGRHCFGHLTVEENLLTGAYTRQVSNIQVKRDLERIYDYFPRLKERRKSQSGYTSGGEQQMTAIGRAMMAKPSMILLDEPSMGLAPQVVEEIFEIVKDLNRRENVSFLLAEQNTMVALRYADFGYILENGRVVMEGAASELASNEDVKEFYLGVSGAGRKNFRDMKFYRRRKRWLA from the coding sequence ATGGGTACCGCACTCAACATCAACAATATCGAAGTGATCTACGACCACGTCATCCTGGTGCTGAAAGGGGTGTCGCTGGCGGTGCCGGAAGGGAAGATCGTTGCTTTGCTTGGAGCCAACGGCGCCGGCAAAAGCACGACGCTGAAAGCGATCTCCAACCTGCTGTCGGCGGAGCGCGGCGACGTCACCAAAGGCAGCATCGAATACAAGGGCGAGCGGGTCGACCGCCTGACGCCGAACGACCTGGTCAGGCGCGGTGTGATCCAGGTGATGGAAGGGCGCCATTGTTTCGGCCATCTGACGGTGGAAGAGAATCTCCTGACCGGCGCTTATACGCGCCAGGTCAGCAATATCCAGGTCAAACGCGACCTGGAACGGATCTACGATTATTTCCCGCGCCTGAAAGAACGGCGTAAATCGCAGTCAGGTTATACCTCCGGCGGCGAGCAGCAGATGACGGCGATCGGCCGGGCGATGATGGCCAAGCCGTCGATGATCCTGCTGGATGAGCCGTCGATGGGGCTGGCGCCGCAGGTGGTGGAGGAGATCTTCGAGATCGTCAAGGACCTGAACCGCAGGGAAAACGTGTCTTTCCTGCTGGCAGAACAAAACACCATGGTGGCGCTGCGCTACGCCGATTTCGGCTACATCCTGGAAAACGGCCGGGTAGTGATGGAAGGCGCCGCCAGCGAGCTGGCCAGCAACGAGGATGTGAAAGAGTTCTACCTGGGAGTATCGGGCGCTGGACGCAAGAATTTCCGCGACATGAAGTTCTATCGACGCCGCAAGCGCTGGCTGGCCTGA
- a CDS encoding ABC transporter substrate-binding protein — MKNLKRIMLAMAAAASLLAPALPAMAQASDQFIAIPSYRVGPYGTNGQSYYGGYIDYLSYVNLKEGGINGVKLSWEECETEYNNAKGVECYERLKGKNPVTKGTAINAMATGIAYALIDKTAEDKVPLLMVGYGRTDAVDGSVFPYAFPLVTTYQMQVSAIVKYLASKNNGSLAGKKIVFLYHDSAYGKEPIVALEAEATLGKFKLVQIPVAHPGNEQGAQWLKIRQENPDYVIFWGWGVMNQTALKAAQKVGFARDKIIGSWWAGSEEDTVPAGDAAKGYLSATWNVSGKSVPLIADIEKVVYGAGKGNMQDKAKIGSILYNRGVSAALATVEAIRTAQAKYGKGKLMSGEDVRWGLENLNITNARLQQLGASGLLPEIKTSCDNHEGSGKIKIQQWDGGKWVLVSDWIEGNKNLIHPLFKASAAKYAKEKGITPACMK, encoded by the coding sequence ATGAAAAACCTCAAACGGATCATGCTTGCCATGGCGGCCGCGGCCAGCCTGCTGGCGCCGGCCTTGCCGGCAATGGCGCAGGCGAGCGACCAATTCATCGCGATTCCCAGCTATCGGGTCGGTCCTTATGGCACCAATGGCCAGTCGTATTACGGCGGCTACATCGACTACCTGAGCTACGTCAACCTGAAGGAAGGCGGCATCAACGGCGTCAAGCTGTCCTGGGAAGAATGCGAAACCGAATACAACAACGCCAAGGGTGTCGAGTGTTATGAACGCCTGAAAGGCAAGAACCCGGTCACCAAGGGCACCGCCATCAACGCCATGGCGACCGGCATCGCCTATGCGCTGATCGACAAGACGGCGGAAGACAAGGTGCCGCTGCTGATGGTCGGCTACGGCCGTACCGATGCGGTGGACGGCTCGGTGTTCCCGTATGCCTTTCCGCTGGTGACGACCTACCAGATGCAGGTGTCGGCAATCGTCAAATACCTGGCGAGCAAGAATAACGGTTCGCTGGCCGGCAAGAAGATCGTGTTCCTGTACCACGATTCGGCCTACGGCAAGGAACCGATAGTAGCGCTGGAAGCCGAGGCGACATTGGGCAAGTTCAAGCTGGTGCAGATTCCGGTGGCCCATCCCGGCAACGAGCAGGGTGCGCAGTGGCTGAAAATCCGCCAGGAAAACCCGGACTACGTCATTTTCTGGGGTTGGGGCGTGATGAACCAGACCGCCTTGAAGGCGGCGCAGAAAGTCGGATTCGCCCGCGACAAGATCATCGGCTCCTGGTGGGCCGGCTCTGAAGAAGACACGGTGCCGGCAGGCGATGCCGCCAAGGGTTACCTGAGCGCCACCTGGAACGTTTCCGGCAAGAGCGTGCCGCTGATCGCCGATATCGAGAAGGTGGTGTACGGCGCCGGCAAGGGCAACATGCAGGACAAGGCCAAGATCGGTTCGATCCTGTACAACCGCGGTGTGTCGGCTGCGCTGGCGACGGTGGAAGCGATACGCACCGCCCAGGCCAAGTACGGCAAGGGCAAGTTGATGAGCGGCGAGGATGTACGCTGGGGGCTGGAAAACCTCAACATCACCAACGCGCGCCTGCAGCAGCTGGGTGCTTCCGGCTTGCTGCCCGAAATCAAGACGTCCTGCGACAACCATGAGGGTTCGGGCAAGATCAAGATCCAGCAATGGGACGGCGGCAAGTGGGTCCTGGTATCCGACTGGATCGAAGGCAACAAGAACCTGATCCATCCGCTGTTCAAGGCTTCCGCTGCGAAGTACGCAAAAGAAAAAGGCATCACGCCCGCCTGCATGAAGTAG